A window of the Lepisosteus oculatus isolate fLepOcu1 chromosome 14, fLepOcu1.hap2, whole genome shotgun sequence genome harbors these coding sequences:
- the LOC138243067 gene encoding uncharacterized protein isoform X1: MDAPAAARIALVFLTHVCMTRGLGAEPAAVVELRVRAGDTVTLPCGIRHLKETLWMIQRPLEVPLIAAVARVSGSQVTKEVEEGYRSRLSLFLEPSTLSVSLTLANLTESDRALYYCADRAGGRLSFGNATELVFPGGGPERSPPVHLQLSCLLVLLSALPLSALVSSCCAYCLFARDGTAARPCWTGPCPAPCTVNHDGTSRTRNRDPTCESWCSLCQLLCPGLPNLLLQRLPTAPELCVACRKRSRARRPPSIRAAPGDQTQYENVEETVPPAAPRNRDVRRTRPV, encoded by the exons ATGGACGCGCCGGCGGCGGCGAGAATCGCGCTGGTCTTCCTCACCC ATGTCTGCATGACGCGGGGGCTCGGGGCCGAACCGGCCGCGGTCGTGGAGCTGCGGGTCCGAGCCGGAGACACGGTCACCCTGCCCTGCGGCATCAGGCACCTGAAGGAGACGCTGTGGATGATACAGCGGCCCCTGGAGGTGCCTCTCATCGCCGCCGTCGCTCGGGTCAGCGGCTCCCAGGTCACCAAGGAGGTGGAAGAGGGGTACCGGTCTCGCCTCTCCCTCTTCCTCGAACCCTCGACCCTCTCCGTCAGCCTGACGCTCGCCAACCTGACGGAGTCCGACCGGGCGCTGTACTACTGCGCCGACAGAGCCGGCGGGCGGCTGAGCTTCGGAAACGCGACGGAGCTCGTCTTCCCCG GAGGAGGCCCGGAGCGTTCCCCACCCGTTCACCTCCAGCTGTCCTGCCTGCTCGTCCTGCTGTCGGCTCTGCCTCTGAGCGCCCTGGTGTCCTCCTGCTGCGCCTACTGCCTGTTCGCGAGAGACGGTACGGCCGCTCGGCCCTGCTGGACAGGACCGTGTCCAGCTCCGTGCACTGTGAATCACgacgggacctctcgcaccagGAACAGGGATCCTACCTGTGAGAGCTGGTGTTCGCTCTGCCAGCTGCTGTGTCCTGGTCTTCCTAACCTCCTGCTGCAACGTCTCCCTACAGCTCCGGAGCTGTGTGTCGCCTGTCGGAAGAGATCGAGGGCAAGACGTCCGCCCAGCATTCGG GCGGCGCCAGGCGATCAGACGCAGTACGAAAACGTCGAGGAGACCGTTCCCCCGGCCGCCCCCAGGAACAGAGACGTCCGCAGGACGAGGCCCGTCTAG
- the LOC138243067 gene encoding uncharacterized protein isoform X2: MDAPAAARIALVFLTHVCMTRGLGAEPAAVVELRVRAGDTVTLPCGIRHLKETLWMIQRPLEVPLIAAVARVSGSQVTKEVEEGYRSRLSLFLEPSTLSVSLTLANLTESDRALYYCADRAGGRLSFGNATELVFPGGGPERSPPVHLQLSCLLVLLSALPLSALVSSCCAYCLFARDAPELCVACRKRSRARRPPSIRAAPGDQTQYENVEETVPPAAPRNRDVRRTRPV, translated from the exons ATGGACGCGCCGGCGGCGGCGAGAATCGCGCTGGTCTTCCTCACCC ATGTCTGCATGACGCGGGGGCTCGGGGCCGAACCGGCCGCGGTCGTGGAGCTGCGGGTCCGAGCCGGAGACACGGTCACCCTGCCCTGCGGCATCAGGCACCTGAAGGAGACGCTGTGGATGATACAGCGGCCCCTGGAGGTGCCTCTCATCGCCGCCGTCGCTCGGGTCAGCGGCTCCCAGGTCACCAAGGAGGTGGAAGAGGGGTACCGGTCTCGCCTCTCCCTCTTCCTCGAACCCTCGACCCTCTCCGTCAGCCTGACGCTCGCCAACCTGACGGAGTCCGACCGGGCGCTGTACTACTGCGCCGACAGAGCCGGCGGGCGGCTGAGCTTCGGAAACGCGACGGAGCTCGTCTTCCCCG GAGGAGGCCCGGAGCGTTCCCCACCCGTTCACCTCCAGCTGTCCTGCCTGCTCGTCCTGCTGTCGGCTCTGCCTCTGAGCGCCCTGGTGTCCTCCTGCTGCGCCTACTGCCTGTTCGCGAGAGACG CTCCGGAGCTGTGTGTCGCCTGTCGGAAGAGATCGAGGGCAAGACGTCCGCCCAGCATTCGG GCGGCGCCAGGCGATCAGACGCAGTACGAAAACGTCGAGGAGACCGTTCCCCCGGCCGCCCCCAGGAACAGAGACGTCCGCAGGACGAGGCCCGTCTAG
- the LOC138243063 gene encoding uncharacterized protein, giving the protein MKVLRSVLALVCFPVCSALLPVSGLYGDTVALHCDGNSYRHIPEERKIIQWETFDRRVLEFYRGLNRTGQGFENRAELSRERIRDGDFSLILHNVTFSDQDIYECRFVDDNSYRKFLGDVKLTVLGHEDNISLCCGDPLSVPLRTQQAVELWFRPEGGESRRLCSVLDSTVTPDSSRLKVQDQVLKISSVRAEDGGTYTVQDSQGTPISTVHVTVGARSEVLTLRSGDSLTLPLHTAAPVEVLFDPAGSAQSPRVLLSSAGLPGPGYEQRVWVQDGSLTLRSLTPADQGSYTVRDLQGNTISTAIVTVTGGEMRRVSWQVRVAVITAIVAVLMGAALGAVVCQRRWKMREERNMKPAESNNINIHKENGFLEGSERLSDAVSLRMEEDYGIEIKIVPSGSSSPSVTAGISSGTVSVKDPEQKTSSGYYPEGEEGELPPAGEEESTVQELSGGSTPADPEDQSSLEEPLLSDGGDQ; this is encoded by the exons ATGAAGGTCCTGAGGAGTGTCCTGGCTCTGGTTTGCTTTCCAG tgtgctctgctctcctccctgtgTCTGGGCTCTATGGGGACACAGTCGCTCTGCACTGTGATGGGAACTCCTACAGACATATTCCAGAGGAGAGAAAGATTATCCAGTGGGAGACATTTGACCGCCGTGTGCTGGAGTTCTACAGAGGGCTAAACCGCACTGGCCAAGGGTTCGAGAACAGAGCTGAGCTGTCCAGAGAGAGGATCAGAGATGGAGATTTCTCCCTGATCCTTCATAACGTGACATTCTCGGATCAAGATATCTACGAGTGTCGATTTGTGGATGACAACAGCTACAGGAAATTCCTGGGAGATGTGAAGCTCACAGTTCTAG GACACGAGGACAACATCAGTCTCTGCTGTGGAGACCCCCTCAGTGTCCCTCTGCGCACACAGCAGGCTGTAGAGCTGTGGTTCAGGCCTGAGGGGGGAGAGTCTCGCaggctgtgctctgtgctcgaCAGCACTGTGACCCCAGACTCCAGCAGGCTGAAGGTTCAAGACCAGGTGCTGAAGATCTCCAGTGTGAGAGCTGAAGACGGGGGCACTTACACAGTGCAGGACTCCCAGGGGACCCCCATCAGCACTGTCCACGTCACTGTGGGAG CTCGATCAGAAGtcctcaccctgaggtctggaGACAGTCTGACTCTCcctctccacactgctgctccagtggaggtgctgtttgatcctgcaggatctgCCCAGTCTCCCAGagtcttactgagcagcgcagggctccctggccccGGGTACGAGCAGAGAGTGTGGGTGCAGGACGGCTCTCTGACACTGCGCTCCCTCACACCAGCTGATCAGGGGagctacacagtgagggaccttcaGGGAAACACCATCAGCACTGCGATCGTCACTGTCACTGGGGGAG AGATGAGGAGGGTGTCATGGCAAGTAAGGGTTGCAGTCATCACTGCGATAGTGGCTGTGCTGATGGGTGCTGCACTGGGTGCTGTTGTGTGTCAGAGACGGTGGAagatgagagaggagagaaacatGAAACCAGCTGAAAGCAACAATATTAATATCCATAAAGAAAATGGATTTCTTGAGGGATCTGAGAGGCTCAGTGATGCTGTGTCCCTGCGCATGGAGGAAGACTATGGTATAGAAATTAAGATTGTTCCCAGTGGATCCAGTTCTCCCAGTGTTACTGCAGGAATCTCCTCTGGCACTGTTAGTGTGAAAGACCCAGAGCAGAAGACATCCTCAGGATATTATCCTGAGGGTGAGGAGGGTGAGCTGCCTCCTGCAGGTGAAGAAGAATCGACAGTCCAGGAGCTCAGTGGAGGGTCGACCCCAGCTGACCCTGAAGACCAGTCGAGTCTGGAAGAGCCTCTGCTGTCTGATGGAGGAGATCAGTGA